A genomic window from Candidatus Ancaeobacter aquaticus includes:
- a CDS encoding transketolase family protein: protein MLEMIATRDAYGETLVELGKEDQRIVVLDADLSSSTKTAKFAKVFPNRFFNAGVAEQNLIGMAAGFASCGHVVFASSFAIFLTGRAWEQIRNTVASAELNVKVVSSHGGISVGEDGLSHQSVEDISLMRSIAHMKVVVPADAKETVRVIKAATNMKGPMYIRLGRSKVPVITRDEDTFAIGKANVLRQGNDISIIACGQMVGKALEASQLLEKKGIDARVINMHTIKPIDKEAIITAARETGAIVTAEEHSIIGGLGSAVSEVLSENSPVIMKRIGVKDMFGQSGSPEELFKEYHLEPTDIAQAVEELVKQKVS from the coding sequence ATGCTTGAAATGATTGCAACGCGTGATGCGTATGGTGAAACACTTGTTGAATTAGGTAAAGAGGATCAGAGGATTGTTGTTCTTGATGCAGATCTATCAAGTTCAACAAAGACAGCAAAATTCGCTAAAGTATTTCCTAATAGATTCTTTAATGCCGGTGTCGCGGAACAAAATTTAATAGGGATGGCAGCTGGTTTTGCCTCATGTGGCCATGTGGTCTTTGCGAGTTCTTTTGCAATATTTCTTACCGGCCGCGCCTGGGAACAAATACGAAATACTGTTGCAAGCGCTGAGCTTAACGTGAAAGTGGTATCATCGCATGGTGGAATTTCCGTTGGTGAAGATGGTTTATCTCATCAGAGCGTTGAAGACATTTCTCTTATGAGATCTATTGCTCATATGAAGGTTGTGGTGCCTGCTGACGCAAAAGAAACGGTACGAGTTATTAAGGCAGCTACGAACATGAAAGGTCCGATGTATATTCGACTTGGACGATCAAAAGTGCCGGTGATTACGCGTGATGAAGACACGTTTGCTATCGGAAAAGCAAATGTCCTAAGGCAGGGAAACGATATATCAATTATTGCCTGCGGTCAAATGGTTGGAAAAGCATTGGAAGCCTCCCAGCTCCTAGAAAAAAAAGGTATAGATGCACGGGTAATAAATATGCATACCATTAAGCCTATCGATAAAGAAGCAATTATAACTGCTGCACGTGAAACAGGCGCGATTGTTACGGCTGAAGAGCATAGTATTATTGGCGGGCTTGGGTCTGCTGTTAGTGAAGTTCTTTCTGAAAATAGTCCCGTGATTATGAAGAGAATCGGGGTTAAGGATATGTTTGGTCAGTCAGGAAGCCCTGAAGAATTATTCAAAGAGTATCATCTTGAACCAACTGATATTGCTCAAGCTGTAGAAGAGCTTGTAAAACAAAAAGTATCCTAA
- a CDS encoding transketolase: MKTTDLKKLREKARNIRRDIIKMITKAQSGHPGGSLSSTDLMTVLYFAVLRHDPQNPEWEERDRVVFSKGHTAPLWYAILCEFGYFDKKHLDTLRKYGTILQGHPDMNITPGVDMTSGSLGQGLSVAVGMSLSRQLQKKSYRVYVLLGDGEIQEGQIWEAAMAAGHYRVDSICAILDNNSLQIDGKIQDIMNPEPIAEKWRAFGWNVIDIDGHNVEEILDAYKRAEEYKGKPTIILARTVKGKGVSFMEGVVGFHGKAPTDEEGVKALAELEEMGNA, translated from the coding sequence ATGAAAACGACCGATTTGAAGAAATTAAGAGAAAAAGCTCGTAATATTAGACGAGATATAATCAAAATGATCACAAAAGCGCAAAGTGGCCATCCGGGAGGATCTCTCTCAAGTACTGACCTTATGACGGTGCTCTATTTTGCAGTATTGCGGCATGACCCGCAAAATCCTGAATGGGAAGAAAGAGATAGAGTTGTTTTTTCCAAAGGTCATACTGCTCCACTGTGGTATGCAATTCTTTGTGAATTTGGCTATTTTGACAAAAAGCATCTCGATACATTAAGAAAGTATGGGACTATACTGCAGGGGCACCCTGATATGAATATTACTCCTGGAGTAGATATGACAAGCGGTTCACTGGGACAGGGCTTATCAGTGGCTGTCGGTATGTCGTTATCCCGTCAGTTACAAAAAAAATCCTACAGAGTGTATGTCCTTTTAGGTGATGGGGAAATTCAGGAAGGGCAGATCTGGGAAGCTGCTATGGCGGCAGGACATTATAGAGTGGATTCAATATGCGCCATTTTGGATAATAATAGTTTGCAAATAGATGGGAAAATACAGGATATTATGAATCCGGAACCAATCGCTGAAAAATGGCGTGCATTTGGATGGAATGTGATTGATATAGACGGACATAATGTTGAAGAGATATTAGACGCATATAAACGTGCCGAGGAGTACAAGGGAAAACCAACAATTATTCTTGCACGTACCGTGAAGGGTAAAGGCGTATCTTTTATGGAAGGTGTAGTTGGTTTTCATGGTAAAGCTCCTACAGATGAAGAAGGGGTAAAGGCACTTGCTGAGCTAGAGGAGATGGGGAATGCTTGA
- a CDS encoding DUF1972 domain-containing protein — protein MKIAIMGTRGIPARYGGFETLAEALSVRFVASGYRVTVYCRKKYSDQIIDQYKGVDLKYVPAIYFKYFETVTHTLCSVIHDVFCGRSTHVLLCNSANAVFIPLLKLFRKRVIINVDGLEWKRRKWNICGKWWYKLGEKLAVKYADTIVTDARVIEDYYKKVHGSRTVFIAYGADVICGEDTEYLSQLGLENEKYILYVGRLEPENNADKVMEAYKKVDTQFHLVLVGDAPYSAIFKKRLNELLDDKIILSGAVYGEKYWTLLSNALFCINATEVGGTHPAIVEAMAAGKMVLANDVPENCEVIGDTGIPFSIGACGDLEKKIERSINDPELISLLGKRARERVSLYYSWDTITKEYIDVLIGSEP, from the coding sequence ATGAAAATCGCTATAATGGGTACACGCGGAATACCTGCTCGGTACGGTGGTTTTGAAACACTTGCTGAAGCCTTATCAGTCCGATTTGTTGCCAGCGGTTATCGGGTAACAGTGTATTGCCGCAAGAAGTATTCTGACCAAATTATTGATCAATACAAAGGCGTAGACCTGAAGTATGTACCTGCGATATACTTTAAATATTTTGAAACGGTGACCCATACATTATGTTCGGTCATTCATGATGTGTTCTGTGGACGGTCAACGCATGTGCTTTTATGCAACAGCGCAAATGCTGTATTTATACCTCTTCTTAAGTTGTTTCGTAAGAGAGTTATTATTAATGTAGATGGGTTGGAGTGGAAGAGAAGAAAATGGAACATATGCGGAAAATGGTGGTATAAATTAGGGGAAAAGCTAGCAGTAAAATATGCGGATACTATTGTGACTGATGCGCGGGTAATAGAAGACTATTATAAAAAAGTTCACGGGTCGCGTACGGTATTTATCGCTTATGGTGCTGATGTCATATGCGGGGAGGATACGGAGTATCTCTCACAGTTGGGCCTTGAAAACGAAAAGTACATTCTGTATGTTGGCAGGCTTGAACCGGAAAATAATGCTGATAAGGTGATGGAGGCATATAAAAAAGTTGATACACAGTTCCATCTGGTGCTTGTTGGTGATGCGCCATATAGCGCTATATTTAAGAAGCGGCTTAATGAACTATTAGATGATAAGATTATTCTTTCCGGTGCAGTATATGGAGAAAAATATTGGACGCTTCTTTCAAATGCTTTATTTTGTATAAATGCCACTGAAGTGGGCGGCACGCATCCTGCGATTGTTGAGGCAATGGCAGCAGGGAAGATGGTTCTTGCAAATGATGTCCCTGAAAATTGTGAGGTAATAGGAGATACAGGGATACCATTTAGTATTGGGGCTTGCGGGGATCTTGAAAAAAAGATAGAGCGTAGCATTAATGACCCAGAATTGATATCATTGCTTGGAAAAAGAGCACGAGAAAGAGTTTCTTTGTATTATTCATGGGATACCATCACAAAAGAATATATCGATGTATTAATAGGTTCCGAGCCTTAA
- a CDS encoding glycosyltransferase family 4 protein → MKILYIHSSADLYGSDRSLLRLLAYRNKDAIEPLVCIPYHGPLEEQLQKLGVSYYVFNMGVVRKSTMSIGGIFPFLCSTIRGIFRISRIIHKDAVDIVHTNTSTVFSGACASFLMRKPHVWHVREMYKMRGIAAKMYAWAIDHFSNIVVCVSRAVKDHIESYRKSLSKKTVVIHNGIDIDEYSCHKDVPALRQKYNIAHNSLCCATVGRINHVKGHTLFLEIAAQVIHKYPDATFIIAGDVFSLGDKDTRENWRKEYLVKKCIELGIENNVRFMGFVSQSSDIFSLIDVYLFTSIAPDSFPTTLLEAMACGKPLVATKQGGVDEIVVDGESGYSVPTDNTALYEKRVLELMGDRGLRERMGRNARTRCVENFSVHDYCKRCEDLYCKLIHKDSQCEER, encoded by the coding sequence ATGAAAATTCTCTATATTCATTCAAGTGCGGACTTATATGGCTCTGACAGAAGTCTTTTGCGGCTTTTAGCTTATAGAAATAAAGATGCCATTGAACCTCTTGTGTGCATTCCTTACCATGGTCCACTTGAAGAGCAGTTGCAGAAATTGGGTGTTTCCTATTATGTATTCAATATGGGTGTAGTGAGAAAAAGCACTATGAGTATTGGAGGAATATTTCCGTTTCTCTGCTCTACCATACGCGGCATATTTAGAATCTCCCGAATTATACATAAAGACGCTGTTGATATCGTGCATACCAATACCTCAACAGTTTTTTCTGGTGCGTGCGCTTCCTTTCTTATGAGAAAACCGCATGTGTGGCATGTTCGTGAGATGTATAAAATGCGCGGCATTGCTGCAAAAATGTATGCATGGGCTATTGACCATTTTTCGAACATTGTGGTGTGTGTTTCCCGTGCTGTTAAGGACCATATTGAGAGTTATCGAAAGTCCTTGAGTAAAAAAACGGTAGTGATCCATAATGGGATAGATATAGACGAATATTCTTGTCATAAAGATGTGCCTGCCCTGCGCCAGAAGTACAACATAGCTCATAATTCTCTATGTTGTGCAACGGTAGGAAGAATTAATCATGTAAAAGGGCATACATTGTTTTTAGAGATAGCTGCACAGGTGATACATAAATATCCGGATGCCACATTTATTATCGCAGGTGATGTTTTTTCACTTGGAGATAAAGATACAAGGGAAAACTGGAGAAAAGAATATCTTGTTAAAAAGTGTATCGAGTTAGGAATTGAGAACAATGTTCGATTTATGGGGTTTGTCAGTCAAAGCAGTGACATATTTTCTTTAATTGATGTGTATCTATTTACGTCTATTGCTCCAGACTCATTTCCTACGACGTTACTGGAGGCAATGGCTTGCGGGAAACCTCTTGTTGCAACAAAGCAAGGGGGAGTAGATGAAATTGTCGTTGATGGAGAGTCTGGATATAGTGTGCCAACTGATAATACTGCTTTATATGAAAAAAGAGTTCTCGAGCTTATGGGTGATCGGGGGTTAAGAGAGCGTATGGGGCGTAACGCAAGAACCAGATGTGTTGAGAACTTTTCAGTGCATGATTATTGCAAAAGATGTGAGGATCTTTATTGTAAACTTATACATAAAGATTCTCAGTGTGAGGAGAGATAA
- a CDS encoding glycosyltransferase family 9 protein has protein sequence MKVNDIKYDCKYFIGEKPCLHKRLCKDCPHYSAYNKKILIIKIGALGDVLRTTPILHSLKENYPNAQITWLTDLNAQPLLKNNPYIDRVLSNTFENTILLQAEEYDYIFNFEKIPYAVALTNLLKGKIKKGFGLSSWGTSCPLDSASDYAFELGLDNDLKFHKNKKTYQEILFDMCGYTYHGDEYILDVKKETNLTRTFGELQGSVIGLNTGSGGIFAGKGWTFNAWCLLVKKLTGQFNATCLLLGGPREEKLNGAIIKEVNSNQVINTGSGNSLDEFISIVDMCDLVVSGDTLGMHIAIGLKKKIVVLFGATCSQEIDVYGRGVKLQAPGVSCAPCYKSICDKNEICLQGISEDAVFNAIRALLPSLKKTK, from the coding sequence ATGAAGGTAAATGATATTAAGTATGATTGTAAATATTTTATTGGTGAGAAACCATGTCTACATAAGAGACTGTGTAAAGATTGTCCTCACTATAGCGCGTATAATAAAAAAATACTCATTATTAAGATTGGCGCGCTTGGTGATGTTTTGCGCACGACACCAATTTTACATTCATTGAAAGAAAATTACCCAAACGCTCAAATAACATGGCTCACAGACCTGAACGCCCAGCCACTTTTAAAGAATAATCCCTATATCGATAGAGTTCTTTCTAATACTTTTGAAAATACGATACTTTTGCAAGCAGAAGAATATGATTATATTTTTAACTTTGAGAAAATTCCTTATGCTGTTGCTTTAACTAATTTACTGAAAGGCAAAATAAAGAAAGGTTTTGGCCTCAGTTCGTGGGGAACAAGTTGTCCCCTCGACAGTGCATCAGATTATGCATTCGAGCTCGGGCTGGATAATGACTTAAAATTTCATAAGAATAAAAAAACATATCAGGAGATACTCTTTGATATGTGTGGATACACGTATCATGGAGATGAATATATTTTAGATGTTAAAAAGGAAACAAATTTAACCAGGACTTTTGGCGAGCTCCAAGGCTCTGTAATTGGGCTCAATACCGGCAGTGGCGGTATCTTTGCCGGTAAAGGTTGGACATTTAATGCGTGGTGTTTACTTGTAAAAAAACTTACAGGGCAGTTCAATGCGACGTGTTTGCTTTTAGGCGGTCCGAGAGAAGAAAAACTTAATGGTGCTATAATAAAAGAAGTAAACTCTAACCAGGTTATTAATACTGGATCGGGTAATTCGTTAGACGAATTTATATCAATTGTCGATATGTGCGATCTCGTTGTTTCAGGAGATACATTGGGGATGCATATTGCGATAGGCCTGAAGAAGAAGATTGTCGTACTCTTCGGTGCAACCTGTTCACAGGAAATTGATGTGTATGGACGGGGTGTCAAGCTGCAGGCTCCAGGGGTGTCGTGCGCTCCGTGTTATAAAAGTATCTGCGATAAAAATGAAATATGTCTTCAGGGGATATCGGAAGATGCAGTTTTCAATGCGATCCGGGCATTGCTGCCCTCTTTGAAAAAGACAAAATGA
- a CDS encoding O-antigen ligase family protein has product MYLFIASILIISVAWLGGVNYWTICLVNTLSLIAILVYLIQGLRKHVLEYKLSAFYIPFICIILLIATYLFTSDVYFYARKQFLLITTLILVFVITYNYIKSAEKVRLLLYVIMGISLMLALYGICQYYFFPDKTYMILKPFEYRARASGTFISPNLYGDYLAMSLPVILCYLLYRVKMVSSGQNRWADYIKALALSIIAAVVFVGMLLSFSRGCYVAFFIGYGLCAFLLIRKKYAHSGMVVILGLVFFMSMYMVNLSSARGGQEKVTAGDKARIVNMHDTITMCKDAPLIGHGMGAYRWKYAKFKHSSICRVVQYAHNAYLHIAAETGVIGLIIIALLIWLIFKQCLAVSRSSLVTDEPCMIVMGLGAGIVVGLVHGCVDFNFLILANAMLMVVFGGIISSLYSEAYPQKTKTYDLKKIRSQLVIVGIIGVIVFMIINNGRILTSSQYYFKGDKYAKALEWTKALTCFHRGYDIDTANPILAGKIADIYYKKYIFSRDERELFREKALMWYNKALLLNPYDGFKRVRLASLKQDAHDNIGAISEVERALLDDPNNWYFYRVRGLLLYKQKEYFKAVSAFKRAVDIYPRDMVSKDMIDRIRRDRMHEGK; this is encoded by the coding sequence ATGTACCTATTTATAGCAAGTATACTTATTATTTCAGTTGCATGGCTCGGCGGCGTTAATTATTGGACTATTTGTCTTGTTAATACGCTTTCATTAATTGCCATCCTTGTTTACTTGATTCAAGGTCTCCGTAAACACGTTCTTGAATATAAGCTATCAGCATTTTATATTCCCTTTATCTGTATTATCTTGCTTATTGCAACATATCTTTTTACCTCAGATGTATATTTCTATGCCCGCAAACAGTTTTTGCTGATAACAACACTCATTCTTGTATTCGTTATTACGTATAACTATATCAAGTCAGCTGAGAAAGTTCGATTGCTTTTATATGTAATTATGGGGATCAGTCTGATGTTAGCGCTATACGGTATTTGTCAGTATTATTTTTTTCCTGATAAAACATATATGATCTTAAAACCTTTTGAATATCGTGCTCGGGCATCCGGAACCTTTATTTCGCCAAACCTGTATGGTGATTATTTGGCTATGTCTCTTCCTGTAATACTCTGCTACTTGCTTTATAGGGTGAAGATGGTCAGCTCAGGTCAGAATAGATGGGCAGATTACATAAAAGCTCTAGCGCTGAGCATTATTGCTGCAGTTGTATTTGTCGGTATGCTCTTATCTTTTTCTCGAGGATGTTATGTAGCTTTTTTTATCGGGTACGGTCTTTGTGCATTCTTACTAATAAGAAAAAAATATGCGCACAGCGGCATGGTAGTTATTCTAGGATTGGTATTTTTTATGAGCATGTACATGGTTAATCTCTCTAGTGCGAGGGGCGGTCAGGAAAAAGTGACCGCAGGTGATAAGGCGCGGATTGTTAATATGCACGATACGATTACTATGTGTAAAGATGCACCACTTATTGGACATGGTATGGGTGCGTATCGGTGGAAATATGCGAAGTTTAAACACAGTAGTATTTGCAGAGTCGTGCAATATGCTCATAATGCATATTTGCATATTGCGGCTGAAACAGGAGTTATTGGATTAATTATCATAGCATTACTCATTTGGCTCATTTTTAAACAATGCCTAGCTGTGTCCCGATCGTCATTGGTAACAGATGAACCGTGCATGATTGTTATGGGTTTGGGGGCTGGTATCGTCGTTGGGTTAGTGCACGGGTGTGTTGATTTTAATTTTCTTATTCTTGCAAATGCAATGCTTATGGTGGTGTTTGGAGGAATAATATCGTCATTGTATAGTGAAGCCTATCCCCAGAAAACAAAAACATATGATTTAAAAAAGATAAGATCGCAATTAGTAATAGTAGGCATTATTGGAGTTATAGTGTTTATGATAATAAATAATGGAAGAATACTTACTTCATCACAATACTATTTTAAAGGCGATAAATATGCGAAAGCATTAGAGTGGACAAAGGCGCTTACTTGTTTCCATAGAGGGTACGATATTGACACTGCTAATCCTATTTTAGCAGGTAAAATAGCGGATATTTATTATAAGAAATATATTTTTTCAAGAGACGAAAGAGAACTGTTTCGGGAAAAAGCGCTTATGTGGTACAATAAAGCGCTTCTGCTCAATCCATACGATGGATTTAAACGCGTGCGATTAGCTTCACTGAAGCAGGATGCGCATGATAATATAGGTGCGATATCTGAAGTCGAGCGAGCACTTTTAGATGATCCGAACAACTGGTACTTCTATCGCGTAAGAGGGTTATTGTTGTATAAACAAAAAGAATATTTTAAAGCAGTGAGCGCATTTAAGCGTGCAGTAGATATATATCCAAGGGATATGGTTTCTAAAGATATGATCGATAGGATAAGAAGGGATAGAATGCATGAAGGTAAATGA
- a CDS encoding outer membrane beta-barrel protein, protein MRKFVLIAFSLFLTVLCSDVAFAVNDLLVPTSETGSKQWTHYFTPSFRTRIQYDDNCTASNPKQKSWEALVAPKINLKIPFEKSYVGANWQYTFIGYNQRHGDKADNNQDLDLTLRHDVSDRLTIGVKQFFQYKQQPFIRRDPVNYPGLENTAGNAMMYRFTTPNLSENADYGLYAGTFGADYRFNKKISVDFTYNIERLDFMQETGIVKPSLNYLQHTFMTVLNYRLIPSTVFLVDMRYKIQDYDTIEKDNTSFIIAGGIKNRIGTSVILNGRLGYEHRKPKNTVRLTSVTQRGQAAIPSGDTERGKMISNEPFCEVDMTYLFSRATQIKIGYKLKAVDSEQPSYMDRKLQGVYGALSHKLTSKTYFLLFASQERAYYINYRMVEANDRGATGTDFFEPSETVTKFGFLITQQLKPWMFLELGYRYVDLHSDFSPLGWNEGFGDFNWGGANPPAVGQAQNASYTRNRIFSGVNIIF, encoded by the coding sequence ATGAGAAAATTTGTATTGATAGCTTTTAGTTTGTTTCTTACTGTTTTATGCAGTGATGTTGCGTTTGCTGTAAATGATCTTCTAGTTCCGACAAGCGAAACTGGGTCAAAGCAATGGACACATTACTTTACCCCTTCATTCAGGACAAGAATACAGTACGATGACAATTGTACTGCATCAAATCCTAAGCAGAAGAGCTGGGAAGCTCTCGTAGCACCTAAGATCAACCTCAAGATACCTTTTGAAAAAAGTTATGTTGGTGCAAACTGGCAGTATACCTTTATTGGGTATAATCAAAGACATGGCGACAAAGCTGACAATAATCAGGATCTTGATCTTACCTTAAGACATGATGTTTCAGACAGATTAACTATCGGTGTAAAACAGTTTTTCCAATATAAGCAGCAGCCATTCATTCGACGTGATCCAGTAAATTATCCTGGATTGGAAAATACAGCTGGTAACGCTATGATGTATAGATTTACAACACCGAATCTTTCTGAGAATGCCGACTATGGTTTGTACGCAGGTACGTTTGGTGCAGATTATAGATTTAACAAGAAAATATCGGTTGATTTCACCTATAATATTGAGCGGCTAGATTTTATGCAGGAAACCGGTATTGTGAAACCGTCATTAAATTATCTTCAGCATACATTTATGACAGTTTTGAATTATCGATTGATCCCATCAACAGTATTTTTGGTTGATATGAGATATAAGATACAGGATTATGATACTATAGAAAAAGATAACACCTCATTTATTATTGCTGGTGGTATCAAGAATAGAATCGGTACTAGCGTAATTCTTAATGGTAGATTAGGATATGAACACAGAAAACCAAAAAATACCGTTAGGCTTACATCTGTTACTCAAAGAGGTCAAGCTGCAATTCCTTCTGGTGATACTGAAAGAGGAAAGATGATCTCTAATGAGCCTTTCTGTGAAGTTGATATGACCTATTTGTTCAGTAGAGCTACTCAGATCAAGATAGGATACAAGCTGAAAGCTGTTGATTCTGAACAGCCGAGTTATATGGATAGAAAACTTCAGGGCGTATATGGCGCGCTGTCACATAAGTTGACTTCGAAGACCTATTTCTTGCTTTTTGCATCGCAAGAAAGGGCATATTATATCAACTATAGAATGGTTGAAGCAAATGACCGTGGTGCTACAGGTACAGATTTTTTTGAACCATCTGAAACAGTAACAAAGTTTGGTTTCTTAATAACTCAGCAGTTAAAACCGTGGATGTTTTTGGAGCTTGGGTACAGATACGTTGATTTACACTCTGATTTCAGTCCGCTTGGTTGGAATGAAGGGTTTGGTGATTTTAACTGGGGAGGAGCAAATCCACCAGCGGTTGGCCAAGCACAGAATGCTAGTTATACGAGAAATCGTATCTTTAGTGGTGTAAACATTATATTCTAA
- the ilvC gene encoding ketol-acid reductoisomerase, which translates to MATMYYDKDADLKLLDGKTIAIIGYGSQGHAQAQNLRDSKVNVIVSDLPGTENYEKAKADGFEPMDADEVSRKADIIQLLAQDDVQAKIYKGVIAKNLTAGKALVFSHGFNIHYGQIMPPKDVDVFMVAPKGPGHLVRRVYEEGGGVPCLIAVYQNASGKAKELALAYAKGIGGTKAGVLETTFKEETETDLFGEQAVLCGGATELVRAGFDTLVEAGYQPEIAYFECMHELKLIVDLMYEKGIYGMRASISDTAKYGDVTRGPRVIPQAARREMKKILGEVQDGSFAREWILENMANRPQYNALLKKDSEHLIEKVGGKLRSMMSWIANKK; encoded by the coding sequence ATGGCTACAATGTATTATGATAAAGATGCTGATCTGAAATTATTAGACGGTAAAACAATCGCGATTATTGGCTATGGAAGCCAGGGACATGCGCAAGCACAGAACTTGAGGGACAGTAAAGTAAATGTGATTGTGTCAGATTTGCCCGGCACAGAAAATTATGAGAAAGCAAAGGCCGATGGATTTGAACCGATGGACGCTGATGAAGTAAGCAGAAAAGCCGATATCATACAGCTCTTGGCTCAAGATGATGTTCAGGCAAAAATTTATAAAGGTGTTATTGCTAAAAACCTTACCGCAGGAAAAGCATTGGTTTTTTCTCATGGATTTAACATTCATTACGGGCAGATCATGCCGCCGAAAGATGTTGATGTCTTTATGGTTGCTCCAAAAGGTCCGGGACATTTGGTAAGAAGAGTGTATGAAGAAGGCGGTGGTGTGCCTTGTCTTATTGCTGTCTATCAAAATGCTTCAGGAAAAGCTAAGGAACTTGCTTTGGCATATGCAAAAGGTATCGGGGGGACAAAAGCCGGTGTTCTTGAAACAACCTTTAAAGAAGAAACCGAAACGGATCTTTTTGGTGAGCAGGCTGTTTTGTGTGGTGGCGCAACAGAACTCGTGAGAGCGGGTTTTGACACATTGGTTGAAGCAGGATATCAACCTGAGATTGCGTATTTTGAATGTATGCATGAGCTGAAGCTCATAGTTGATTTAATGTATGAAAAAGGTATTTATGGAATGCGCGCGTCAATAAGTGACACTGCAAAATATGGTGATGTAACGCGTGGTCCAAGAGTCATTCCGCAGGCAGCACGTCGTGAAATGAAAAAGATTTTAGGTGAAGTGCAGGATGGTTCCTTTGCGCGCGAATGGATCCTCGAGAACATGGCTAATCGCCCACAATATAACGCGCTCTTGAAGAAAGACAGTGAGCATCTCATTGAAAAAGTTGGCGGAAAGTTACGTAGCATGATGAGCTGGATTGCGAATAAGAAATAA
- the ilvN gene encoding acetolactate synthase small subunit translates to MRHTISVLVENKSGVLAAAVGLFSGRGFNIDSLTVGETQDPSTSRMTIVVRGDDKVLEQVNKQLNKLIDVIKVQDFTSVDFIETELVLIKINASEKTRSEIIQIVDIYKAKIVDVGPHVITIEVTGIESKIEAIVELLSSFGIKEMVRTGKIAIARK, encoded by the coding sequence ATGAGACATACAATATCTGTATTGGTTGAAAATAAATCAGGAGTGCTTGCTGCGGCGGTGGGACTTTTCAGTGGTCGTGGTTTTAATATTGATAGTCTTACTGTTGGGGAAACGCAAGATCCTTCTACATCACGTATGACTATTGTTGTCCGTGGTGATGACAAAGTTCTTGAGCAGGTAAATAAACAATTGAATAAGCTTATTGATGTTATAAAGGTGCAGGATTTTACGAGTGTTGATTTTATTGAAACAGAACTCGTTCTTATAAAAATAAATGCGAGTGAAAAAACAAGGTCTGAGATTATTCAAATTGTTGATATTTATAAGGCGAAGATAGTTGATGTGGGGCCGCATGTCATTACTATTGAAGTAACTGGCATAGAATCAAAGATAGAAGCTATTGTAGAGCTCTTGAGCAGTTTTGGCATTAAAGAGATGGTGAGAACCGGTAAAATAGCAATAGCGAGAAAATAA